The Daucus carota subsp. sativus chromosome 7, DH1 v3.0, whole genome shotgun sequence genome window below encodes:
- the LOC108196582 gene encoding uncharacterized protein LOC108196582 isoform X2 yields the protein MSLVECPVKNSFTYNTTLCACNPGYIYNTTTKACSLFQSDVTDWTRIDSGFDKHDFYSFNIPQVFQLNAITKFTQSQAILLETTLLLLFSWLLFCFLARFGSLGDGRTPWFKIRWWISRLDFSFATRHWLDDQKVVVKRKTELGGTLSIASWILFIGLFATLLYQFLSKRSIEVHNLRATNAPDLASFNNDMEFNITTISGMSCSHLRGIDNLVTGSPGFIAQRVAPLSTFANYSCHNSTMGPTIVFKCFKCQLIQDYTYISWHFLDLPNDPASAVGFQFNLTMTDHASKRRMSLVSGTLKNGSNMDNKPITYRGVDPNILKFNLFPRIYRNLHDLKLIQPLFHDFIPGSYISEINPLKDSLQSSSTGVVNVTISINFLSAYVVEIDDEKILGPVSFLADLGGLYCISVGIFFYLLVQCEYRVKKLRNEDSVMRNIRSRQKAKKNWNKLRKYVKYTWNCSSLDDNYKSLDTDVCCTGMKKNSSHKEISSRKQRPPIKMDKISFNRKVTLPDEKVQRNQVHQNVKADKIRTDGEYKAVSDGSLTELQKHLQVLYEYNVKLRENMDIAQSMINDLTSKSSSSDLDKSSTTLHDS from the exons atgagtcTTGTTGAATGTCCAGTGAAAAACTCTTTCACATACAACACCACGCTTTGTGCTTGCAATCCAGGTTATATCTACAACACAACCACTAAAGCATGTTCACTATTTCAATCGGATGTCACCGATTGGACGCGAATTGATTCCGGCTTCGACAAGCACGATTTCTACTCTTTCAACATTCCACAAGTGTTCCAGCTGAATGCGATTACTAAGTTTACTCAATCGCAGGCTATTTTGCTCGAAACGACCTTGCTTTTGCTCTTCAGCTGGCTGCTCTTTTGTTTTTTAGCTCGATTCGGGAGTCTCGGTGATGGCAGAACTCCCTGGTTTAAGATTAGGTGGTGGATTAGTCGCTTAGACTTCAGTTTCGCTACTCGCCATTGGCTG GATGACCAGAAGGTAGTTGTGAAGCGTAAAACAGAGCTTGGAGGAACCCTCTCAATTGCAAGTTGGATCCTTTTTATTGGTTTATTTGCTAC aTTGCTCTACCAGTTTCTTTCAAAGAGAAGTATTGAGGTGCATAACTTAAGAGCAACAAATGCCCCTGACTTGGCGTCCTTCAACAATGATATGGAATTTAATATAACAACAATTTCTGGTATGAGTTGTTCACATTTGCGTGGCATTGATAACTTAGTTACTGGGAGTCCAGGCTTTATTGCCCAAAGGGTTGCGCCCTTGTCAACTTTTGCAAACTATTCTTGTCATAACTCAACCATGGGACCAACTATAGTTTTCAAATGCTTCAAGTGTCAACTTATTCAAGATTACACATATATCTCGTGGCATTTCCTTGATCTTCCAAATGACCCCGCAAGTGCTGTTGGATTCCAGTTCAATCTCACCATGACAGATCATGCAAGTAAAAGACGTATGAGTTTAGTCAGTGGAACATTAAAGAATGGCAGCAATATGGATAATAAACCAATCACATACAGAGGAGTTGATccaaatatattgaaatttaatttgTTTCCGAGGATATACCGTAATTTGCATGATCTAAAACTCATCCAGCCTCTTTTCCATGATTTTATTCCTGGTTCATATATCAGTGAGATAAATCCGCTCAAGGACTCCCTTCAAAGCTCTAGCACTGGAGTAGTTAACGTCACTATTTCAATCAATTTTCTCTCTGCTTATGTAGTGGAGATTGACGATGAAAAAATTTTGGGGCCTG TGAGCTTCCTTGCAGATCTTGGGGGCCTTTATTGCATTAGTGTCGGCATTTTTTTCTACTTATTGGTGCAA TGTGAATACAGAGTCAAGAAGCTCCGTAACGAGGATAGTGTAATGAGAAATATTAGAAGTCGACAGAAAGctaaaaaaaattggaacaaA TTGAGGAAATATGTGAAATACACATGGAACTGTAGCTCATTGGATGACAATTATAAAAGTCTTGACACAGACGTGTGTTGCACTGGGATGAAGAAGAACTCTTCACATAAAGAAATATCGTCTCGTAAGCAAAGGCCACCTATCAAAATGGACAAAATTAGCTTCAATAGAAAGGTCACCTTGCCCGATGAAAAG GTTCAGAGGAATCAGGTGCATCAGAATGTCAAAGCTGACAAAATTCGTACAGATGGTG aaTATAAAGCTGTTTCTGACGGAAGCCTAACTGAACTCCAGAAGCATCTTCAAGTTTTGTATGAATACAATGTGAAACTAAGAGAGAATATGGACATTGCACAGTCTATGATCAATGATTTGACATCAAAAAGTTCATCTTCGGATCTGGATAAATCAAGTACGACATTGCATGATTCGTGA
- the LOC108194487 gene encoding CBS domain-containing protein CBSX6 — translation MAVFLYHVVGDLTVGKPELVEFSDTETVEAAIKAIGESTEGGIAVWKQKKRSVIENADLRQNRFVGILNSLDIVAFLAREESLVDQDRALKTPVSQVVVPNNSLLKQLDPATRLIDALEMMKQGVRRILVPKSIGWRGMSKRFSILYNGKWLKNTDNSGSNSINSLANARPSTSTTIIRDKFCCLSREDVICFLIGCLGALAPLPLSSIDSVGAINLNYCSIEASVQAIEAIRKVPHDPSAVAVVESTSDGQYTIIGDISATKLWKCDYLAAAWALANLSAGQFVMGVEDNASRLLPDFSLDQIAKDTNIGNNGGPKKQRKFSSRSIGFFSNSSPSFGVGRNMYRGRSAPLTCKVTSSLAAVMAQMLSHRTTHVWVTEAENEDILVGVVSYGDILAAVTKQPPAALPETQLS, via the exons ATGGCGGTGTTTCTGTACCACGTGGTGGGAGATCTCACGGTGGGGAAGCCTGAGCTTGTGGAATTCTCCGACACCGAGACGGTGGAGGCGGCGATTAAGGCCATCGGGGAATCGACCGAGGGAGGAATCGCGGTGTGGAAACAGAAGAAGAGATCGGTCATTGAGAATGCTGATTTGAGGCAGAATCGATTTGTAGGCATACTTAATTCACTTGATATTGTTGCCTTTTTGGCCAGGGAGGAATCTCTGGTTGATCAGGATAGAGCGTTgaagactcctgtttctcaggTTGTGGTTCCCAATAATTCCTTGCTCAAACAGCTCGATCCTGCTACTAG ATTGATAGATGCACTTGAGATGATGAAGCAAGGTGTTCGACGTATCCTTGTTCCTAAAAGTATAGGATGGAGAGGCATGAGCAAACGATTTTCCATTTTATATAATGGCAAGTGGCTGAAAAACACTGACAATTCTGGCAGCAACAGTATCAACTCTCTTGCAAATGCACGCCCATCTACTTCCACAACCATTATTAGAGACAAGTTTTGTTGCCTGTCAAGAGAGGATGTAATTTGTTTTCTTATTGGCTGCCTTGGTGCCCTAGCACCACTTCCTCTCTCCTCCATAGACTCTGTTGGAGCCATAAATCTAAATTATTGTTCCATTGAGGCATCTGTCCAAGCAATTGAAGCCATCAGGAAGGTTCCACATGATCCGAGTGCAGTGGCAGTTGTGGAGTCTACATCAGATGGTCAATATACGATTATCGGAGATATCTCAGCCACAAAACTTTGGAAATGTGATTACTTAGCTGCAGCATGGGCTCTTGCAAATCTCTCTGCCGGACAGTTTGTGATGGGGGTTGAGGATAACGCCTCAAGATTGCTCCCCGATTTTTCTCTTGATCAAATCGCTAAAGATACAAACATTGGTAATAACGGGGGTCCAAAAAAACAGAGGAAATTCAGCAGCAGGAGTATCGGCTTCTTCAGCAATTCAAGCCCCAGTTTTGGGGTTGGCAGGAATATGTATCGAGGAAGAAGTGCGCCATTAACATGTAAAGTTACGAGTTCACTGGCAGCAGTCATGGCGCAAATGTTATCTCACAGAACAACTCATGTGTGGGTGACCGAGGCAGAAAACGAAGATATTTTGGTGGGGGTGGTGAGCTATGGTGACATCTTAGCTGCTGTCACCAAACAACCACCTGCAGCTTTACCTGAAACTCAATTATCCTAA
- the LOC108196582 gene encoding uncharacterized protein LOC108196582 isoform X1, translating to MSLVECPVKNSFTYNTTLCACNPGYIYNTTTKACSLFQSDVTDWTRIDSGFDKHDFYSFNIPQVFQLNAITKFTQSQAILLETTLLLLFSWLLFCFLARFGSLGDGRTPWFKIRWWISRLDFSFATRHWLDDQKVVVKRKTELGGTLSIASWILFIGLFATLLYQFLSKRSIEVHNLRATNAPDLASFNNDMEFNITTISGMSCSHLRGIDNLVTGSPGFIAQRVAPLSTFANYSCHNSTMGPTIVFKCFKCQLIQDYTYISWHFLDLPNDPASAVGFQFNLTMTDHASKRRMSLVSGTLKNGSNMDNKPITYRGVDPNILKFNLFPRIYRNLHDLKLIQPLFHDFIPGSYISEINPLKDSLQSSSTGVVNVTISINFLSAYVVEIDDEKILGPVSFLADLGGLYCISVGIFFYLLVQCEYRVKKLRNEDSVMRNIRSRQKAKKNWNKLRKYVKYTWNCSSLDDNYKSLDTDVCCTGMKKNSSHKEISSRKQRPPIKMDKISFNRKVTLPDEKVQRNQVHQNVKADKIRTDGGNTLPPPPPLEYKAVSDGSLTELQKHLQVLYEYNVKLRENMDIAQSMINDLTSKSSSSDLDKSSTTLHDS from the exons atgagtcTTGTTGAATGTCCAGTGAAAAACTCTTTCACATACAACACCACGCTTTGTGCTTGCAATCCAGGTTATATCTACAACACAACCACTAAAGCATGTTCACTATTTCAATCGGATGTCACCGATTGGACGCGAATTGATTCCGGCTTCGACAAGCACGATTTCTACTCTTTCAACATTCCACAAGTGTTCCAGCTGAATGCGATTACTAAGTTTACTCAATCGCAGGCTATTTTGCTCGAAACGACCTTGCTTTTGCTCTTCAGCTGGCTGCTCTTTTGTTTTTTAGCTCGATTCGGGAGTCTCGGTGATGGCAGAACTCCCTGGTTTAAGATTAGGTGGTGGATTAGTCGCTTAGACTTCAGTTTCGCTACTCGCCATTGGCTG GATGACCAGAAGGTAGTTGTGAAGCGTAAAACAGAGCTTGGAGGAACCCTCTCAATTGCAAGTTGGATCCTTTTTATTGGTTTATTTGCTAC aTTGCTCTACCAGTTTCTTTCAAAGAGAAGTATTGAGGTGCATAACTTAAGAGCAACAAATGCCCCTGACTTGGCGTCCTTCAACAATGATATGGAATTTAATATAACAACAATTTCTGGTATGAGTTGTTCACATTTGCGTGGCATTGATAACTTAGTTACTGGGAGTCCAGGCTTTATTGCCCAAAGGGTTGCGCCCTTGTCAACTTTTGCAAACTATTCTTGTCATAACTCAACCATGGGACCAACTATAGTTTTCAAATGCTTCAAGTGTCAACTTATTCAAGATTACACATATATCTCGTGGCATTTCCTTGATCTTCCAAATGACCCCGCAAGTGCTGTTGGATTCCAGTTCAATCTCACCATGACAGATCATGCAAGTAAAAGACGTATGAGTTTAGTCAGTGGAACATTAAAGAATGGCAGCAATATGGATAATAAACCAATCACATACAGAGGAGTTGATccaaatatattgaaatttaatttgTTTCCGAGGATATACCGTAATTTGCATGATCTAAAACTCATCCAGCCTCTTTTCCATGATTTTATTCCTGGTTCATATATCAGTGAGATAAATCCGCTCAAGGACTCCCTTCAAAGCTCTAGCACTGGAGTAGTTAACGTCACTATTTCAATCAATTTTCTCTCTGCTTATGTAGTGGAGATTGACGATGAAAAAATTTTGGGGCCTG TGAGCTTCCTTGCAGATCTTGGGGGCCTTTATTGCATTAGTGTCGGCATTTTTTTCTACTTATTGGTGCAA TGTGAATACAGAGTCAAGAAGCTCCGTAACGAGGATAGTGTAATGAGAAATATTAGAAGTCGACAGAAAGctaaaaaaaattggaacaaA TTGAGGAAATATGTGAAATACACATGGAACTGTAGCTCATTGGATGACAATTATAAAAGTCTTGACACAGACGTGTGTTGCACTGGGATGAAGAAGAACTCTTCACATAAAGAAATATCGTCTCGTAAGCAAAGGCCACCTATCAAAATGGACAAAATTAGCTTCAATAGAAAGGTCACCTTGCCCGATGAAAAG GTTCAGAGGAATCAGGTGCATCAGAATGTCAAAGCTGACAAAATTCGTACAGATGGTGGTAATACCCTTCCTCCGCCACCTCCATTAG aaTATAAAGCTGTTTCTGACGGAAGCCTAACTGAACTCCAGAAGCATCTTCAAGTTTTGTATGAATACAATGTGAAACTAAGAGAGAATATGGACATTGCACAGTCTATGATCAATGATTTGACATCAAAAAGTTCATCTTCGGATCTGGATAAATCAAGTACGACATTGCATGATTCGTGA